In Mercurialis annua linkage group LG6, ddMerAnnu1.2, whole genome shotgun sequence, the following are encoded in one genomic region:
- the LOC126687584 gene encoding uncharacterized protein LOC126687584, with protein sequence MNIDCCCQNCGVDAESDLHVFWFCKCASQVWRLWSVSGLCKPERNWRIQDFISYAFNKLQKQEFIMFSVLLWLIWNNRNCSLFGGSVKPAGKVVEWAQVYIEDFSNNQQAHSVTNQTADHMRKRKARKAEDSRWIPPRNGTFKINVDAGFDSVNDCFGTGAVIRDSNGLGILAGHCKYRGSPEVSTGEAIAIRDGIVLAMKECLTPFEISSDSKVVVEAFKNNKLPANDIGLIIQDCRVLCNNVSMLGIDYANRSTNKVAHCLARKSLISKNFSEYWKGCIPTDVTHLAVADISALLN encoded by the coding sequence GATTGTTGCTGTCAGAATTGTGGGGTGGATGCTGAAAGTGATTTGCACGTTTTCTGGTTTTGTAAATGTGCTTCACAGGTCTGGAGACTGTGGAGTGTATCAGGCCTTTGCAAACCTGAAAGGAATTGGAGGATACAGGATTTTATTAGTTATGCTTTTAACAAATTGCAGAAGCAGGAGTTCATCATGTTTAGTGTCCTTCTTTGGCTAATTTGGAATAACAGAAATTGCAGTCTGTTTGGTGGTTCTGTCAAGCCAGCAGGGAAAGTTGTGGAGTGGGCTCAGGTCTATATTGAAGATTTTAGCAACAATCAGCAGGCTCATAGTGTTACAAATCAAACAGCAGATCATATGCGGAAAAGGAAAGCAAGGAAAGCAGAGGATAGTCGATGGATACCTCCAAGGAATGGTACTTTCAAGATTAATGTTGATGCAGGATTTGATTCTGTCAATGATTGTTTTGGTACAGGTGCGGTTATCAGAGATAGCAATGGCTTGGGGATTCTGGCAGGTCATTGCAAATACAGGGGAAGTCCAGAGGTGAGTACTGGTGAAGCTATTGCTATAAGGGATGGAATTGTGCTGGCCATGAAGGAATGTTTAACTCCTTTCGAAATCTCTTCTGATTCGAAAGTAGTAGTGGAAGCCTTCAAGAACAACAAATTGCCTGCTAATGACATTGGCCTTATTATTCAAGATTGTAGAGTGTTATGTAATAATGTCAGTATGTTAGGCATTGATTACGCTAATAGAAGTACTAATAAGGTAGCTCATTGTTTAGCTCGTAAAAGTCTTATTAGTAAGAACTTTTCAGAATATTGGAAGGGTTGTATCCCTACTGATGTAACTCATCTTGCTGTGGCTGACATCTCAGCTCTTTTGAATTAA